From Penaeus monodon isolate SGIC_2016 chromosome 42, NSTDA_Pmon_1, whole genome shotgun sequence, one genomic window encodes:
- the LOC119598870 gene encoding 60S ribosomal protein L27a-like isoform X3, producing the protein MATTKKKTRKLRGHVSHGHGRIGKHRKHPGGRGNAGGMHHHRINFDKYHPGYFGKVGMRNFHAKPNTKYAPVINLDKLWSLVSEQTRQKYANESEKAPVINVLKSGYFKVLGKGALPNQPVIVKAKFFSRKAENKIKAVGGACVLVA; encoded by the exons ATG GCTACCACCAAGAAGAAGACCAGGAAGCTCCGTGGACACGTCAGCCACGGTCATGGCCGTATCG GCAAGCACCGTAAGCACCCTGGAGGTCGCGGTAACGCTGGTGGCATGCACCACCACAGAATCAACTTTGACAAATACCATCCTGGTTATTTTGGCAAG GTTGGTATGAGAAACTTCCACGCAAAGCCCAACACAAAGTATGCACCTGTCATCAACCTGGATAAACTCTGGTCACTTGTGTCTGAGCAGACTAGGCAGAAATACGCTAATGAATCCGAAAAGGCCCCAGTCATCAATGTTCTTAAATCG ggatACTTCAAGGTCCTTGGCAAGGGTGCACTTCCCAACCAGCCTGTTATTGTCAAGGCCAAGTTCTTCTCCCGCAAAGCTGAAAACAAGATCAAGGCTGTTGGTGGTGCATGTGTGCTCGTCGCTTAA